The following proteins come from a genomic window of Pseudomonas sp. Z8(2022):
- a CDS encoding lysophospholipid acyltransferase family protein yields the protein MARLRLSLRLLHLALVIAFGTLLAGIVSLCERIVRHDLMPLRQRLTRWFLARLGSALPFRVRVEGELPAQPMLWVANHVSWTDIPLLGALQPLSFLSKAEVRDWPLAGWLAHKGGTLFIRRGAGDSGQVGQQLTRHLQQGHHLLIFPEGTTTDGLALRTFHGRLMSSAIDSGVAVQPVAIRYLRNGQPCPVAPFVGDDDMLSHLLRLLSASACDVEIRLLQPIPSQSRSRNELARHSQAIIAGVLQADAASQGPAEAA from the coding sequence ATGGCCCGACTGCGCCTTTCCCTGCGCCTGCTGCATCTGGCTCTGGTCATCGCCTTCGGCACGCTGCTGGCCGGCATCGTCAGCCTCTGTGAACGCATCGTGCGCCACGACCTGATGCCCCTGCGCCAGCGCCTGACGCGCTGGTTCCTCGCCCGACTGGGCAGCGCCCTGCCGTTTCGCGTCCGCGTCGAAGGCGAGCTGCCGGCGCAGCCGATGCTATGGGTGGCCAATCATGTGTCCTGGACCGACATCCCGCTGCTCGGCGCCCTGCAGCCGCTGTCGTTCCTGTCCAAGGCGGAAGTGCGCGACTGGCCGCTGGCCGGCTGGCTGGCGCACAAGGGCGGTACGCTGTTCATCCGGCGCGGCGCCGGTGACAGCGGCCAGGTCGGGCAACAGCTCACCCGCCATCTGCAGCAGGGCCATCACCTGCTGATCTTCCCCGAAGGCACCACCACCGACGGTCTGGCCCTGCGAACCTTCCACGGGCGCCTGATGAGCAGCGCCATCGACAGCGGCGTGGCCGTACAACCGGTGGCCATCCGTTATCTGCGCAATGGCCAGCCCTGTCCGGTGGCGCCTTTCGTGGGCGACGACGACATGCTCTCGCACCTGCTGCGCCTGCTTTCGGCCTCGGCCTGCGACGTGGAAATCCGCCTCTTGCAGCCGATTCCCAGCCAGTCACGCAGCCGCAACGAGCTGGCTCGGCACAGCCAGGCCATCATCGCCGGCGTCCTGCAAGCGGACGCGGCATCGCAAGGGCCAGCCGAGGCCGCCTAG
- a CDS encoding cation-transporting P-type ATPase: MGNPPSRHSDHAWHALTAQQALEAQHSSASGLSQAEAELRLQSHGANRLPPPHRRGPLLRLLYQFHNVLLYLMLVAALITALLGHWVDTAVILVAVLINVIIGFIQEGKAENALDAIRNLLSPHAMVLRDGERHEIDAERLVPGDIVLLASGDKVPADLRLLSVKNLLVEEAALTGESVPVEKSVAHCNRDTVLGDRRCMAFSGTLVSSGQATGVVVATAADTELGRIGAMLQQVQALSTPLLRQIEQFSRWLAVIILILALATFILGILWHGQAPGDMFMMVVALTASAIPEGLPAIMTVILALGVQRMAGHNAIIRRLPAVETLGSVTVICSDKTGTLTRNEMTVQRVVSASRILDVSGVGYAPEGAFHQDGTLREPDAELLEIARAAQLCNDARLQQDAAGHWLLHGDPTEGALLTLALKSGLDTRSLLAQLPRSDAIPFESEHRFMATLHHDHAGHGLILLKGAPERVLEMCSSQRSADGDNAPLDADYWRRQATDLAARGLRLLALASKRVPAEQRTLTFADVDDGLTLLALIGIIDPPREEAIAAVAECQRAGIRVKMITGDHAETARAIGAQLGIGVGLPTLTGAELELLDDRRLREVLPGVEVFARASPEHKLRLVQIMQESGQVVAMTGDGVNDAPALKRADVGVAMGLKGTEAAKEAAEVVLADDNFATIAGAVREGRAIYDNLKKFILFSLPTNGGEALIVITAILFQLALPMTPAQVLWINMVTSGTLGLALAFEPAERGLMNRPPRDPGEALLSGFFAWRVLMVSLLMMAAALGLFHWELQRGSSLEMARSVAVNAVVICEMFYLLNSRSIFASVVNRDGLLGNRAVLWTIAACAALQLLFNYAPPLQRVFGSTGLSLQQWLQVLLAGLALFSVAELEKWLVRRYRLHPQAR, from the coding sequence ATGGGCAATCCTCCCTCTCGACATAGTGACCACGCCTGGCACGCTTTGACTGCACAGCAAGCGCTGGAGGCGCAGCACAGCAGCGCCAGCGGCCTCAGCCAGGCCGAAGCCGAACTACGCCTGCAAAGCCACGGCGCCAACCGTCTGCCGCCACCGCATCGCCGTGGGCCCCTGCTGCGCCTGCTCTATCAGTTCCACAACGTGCTGCTCTATCTGATGCTGGTGGCCGCCCTGATTACCGCCCTGCTCGGCCATTGGGTCGATACCGCGGTGATCCTCGTCGCGGTGCTGATCAACGTGATCATCGGCTTTATCCAGGAAGGCAAGGCGGAGAATGCGCTGGACGCCATCCGCAACCTGCTCTCGCCGCACGCCATGGTGCTGCGTGACGGCGAACGCCACGAAATCGATGCCGAACGCCTGGTGCCCGGCGACATCGTGCTGCTGGCATCCGGCGACAAGGTGCCGGCCGATCTGCGCCTGCTCAGCGTGAAGAACCTGCTGGTGGAGGAAGCCGCGTTGACCGGCGAATCGGTGCCGGTGGAAAAATCCGTCGCCCACTGCAACCGCGATACCGTGCTCGGCGACCGCCGCTGCATGGCCTTTTCCGGCACCCTGGTCAGCAGCGGCCAGGCCACCGGCGTGGTGGTGGCCACTGCGGCCGACACCGAACTGGGGCGCATCGGCGCCATGCTGCAGCAGGTGCAGGCGCTGTCCACGCCGCTGCTGCGGCAGATCGAGCAGTTCAGCCGCTGGCTGGCGGTGATCATCCTGATCCTCGCGCTGGCGACCTTCATCCTCGGCATCCTCTGGCACGGGCAAGCCCCCGGCGACATGTTCATGATGGTGGTGGCGCTGACCGCGTCGGCCATCCCCGAAGGTCTGCCGGCGATCATGACGGTGATCCTGGCCCTCGGCGTACAGCGCATGGCCGGCCACAACGCCATCATCCGGCGCCTGCCGGCGGTGGAGACCCTGGGCTCGGTGACGGTGATCTGCTCGGACAAGACCGGCACCCTGACGCGCAACGAGATGACCGTGCAGCGCGTGGTCAGTGCCAGCCGCATTCTCGATGTCAGCGGCGTTGGCTACGCCCCGGAAGGCGCCTTTCACCAGGATGGCACGCTGCGCGAGCCCGACGCAGAACTGCTGGAGATCGCCCGCGCCGCACAACTGTGCAACGACGCGCGCCTGCAGCAGGACGCTGCCGGCCACTGGCTGCTGCATGGCGACCCGACTGAGGGAGCACTGCTGACCCTGGCGCTGAAGAGCGGCCTCGACACCCGGAGCCTGCTGGCGCAACTGCCGCGCAGCGATGCAATCCCCTTCGAGTCCGAGCACCGTTTCATGGCCACCCTGCATCATGACCACGCCGGTCATGGCCTGATCCTGCTCAAGGGCGCCCCGGAACGCGTGCTGGAGATGTGCAGCAGTCAGCGCAGCGCCGACGGCGACAATGCGCCCCTGGACGCCGATTACTGGCGCCGCCAGGCCACCGACCTGGCCGCCCGCGGGCTGCGCCTGCTGGCCCTGGCCAGCAAGAGGGTGCCGGCAGAACAGCGCACGCTGACGTTCGCCGACGTGGACGATGGGCTGACCCTGCTGGCCCTGATCGGCATCATCGACCCGCCGCGTGAAGAGGCCATCGCCGCCGTCGCCGAATGCCAGCGCGCCGGCATCCGGGTGAAGATGATCACCGGCGATCACGCCGAAACCGCCCGCGCCATCGGCGCACAACTGGGCATCGGCGTCGGCCTGCCGACCCTGACCGGTGCCGAGCTGGAGCTGCTCGATGACCGCCGCCTGCGCGAAGTGCTGCCCGGCGTCGAGGTGTTCGCCCGGGCCAGCCCGGAGCACAAGCTGCGTCTGGTGCAGATCATGCAGGAGAGCGGCCAGGTGGTGGCCATGACCGGCGACGGGGTCAACGACGCGCCGGCGCTCAAGCGCGCCGATGTCGGCGTGGCCATGGGGCTCAAGGGCACCGAAGCGGCCAAGGAAGCCGCCGAAGTGGTGCTGGCCGACGACAACTTCGCCACCATCGCCGGTGCCGTGCGCGAGGGTCGGGCGATCTACGACAACCTGAAGAAGTTCATTCTCTTCTCCCTGCCCACCAACGGTGGCGAGGCCCTGATCGTGATCACCGCCATCCTGTTCCAGCTGGCCCTGCCGATGACCCCGGCGCAGGTACTGTGGATCAACATGGTCACCTCGGGCACGCTGGGCCTGGCGCTGGCCTTCGAGCCAGCCGAGCGCGGGCTGATGAATCGCCCGCCGCGTGATCCGGGCGAAGCCTTGCTGTCGGGCTTCTTCGCCTGGCGCGTGCTGATGGTGTCGCTGCTGATGATGGCCGCCGCGCTCGGCCTGTTCCATTGGGAACTGCAGCGCGGCAGCAGCCTGGAGATGGCGCGCAGCGTGGCGGTCAATGCGGTGGTGATCTGCGAGATGTTCTACCTGCTCAACAGCCGCAGCATCTTCGCCTCGGTAGTCAACCGCGACGGCCTCCTGGGCAACCGTGCGGTGCTCTGGACCATCGCCGCCTGTGCCGCTCTGCAGCTGCTGTTCAACTACGCGCCGCCACTGCAGCGGGTGTTCGGCTCCACCGGGCTGAGCCTGCAGCAATGGCTGCAGGTACTGCTGGCCGGCCTGGCGCTGTTCAGCGTGGCGGAACTGGAGAAGTGGCTGGTCAGACGCTATCGCCTGCACCCGCAGGCACGCTGA
- a CDS encoding universal stress protein, whose translation MIKILVATDLSERSAHAVQRAVQLVRRQGGGEWTLLHVIDDDAPAAHVQRQVQQAETLLLAQAERLGEQAGSVPRVIVGTGEAAAVIVESARGMGADLLVVGAHRKSALRDFFVGTTLERVVRSSHLPVLRVNGPVTHEYRRAVLAMDLSRTSQQALQRARELGLASLDSLHVASAVEPVAAGAMMEAGISAEVLENQRELLRQQLVERLDAVGASLSQERLLVQIGSPEGVVGEALRQSGADLLVLGTHAREGASRFFLGSVASRLLGTLDSDALIVPPAG comes from the coding sequence ATGATCAAGATTCTGGTAGCGACCGATTTGTCCGAGCGTTCGGCGCATGCGGTGCAGCGCGCCGTGCAACTGGTGCGTCGCCAGGGGGGCGGCGAATGGACCCTGCTGCATGTGATCGATGACGATGCGCCGGCCGCGCACGTGCAGCGTCAGGTGCAGCAGGCGGAAACTCTTCTGCTGGCCCAGGCCGAGCGCCTGGGTGAGCAGGCCGGCAGCGTGCCGAGAGTGATCGTCGGCACCGGCGAAGCGGCTGCGGTGATCGTCGAAAGCGCGCGTGGAATGGGCGCCGATCTGCTGGTGGTCGGAGCGCATCGCAAATCGGCGCTGCGTGATTTCTTCGTCGGCACCACGCTCGAGCGCGTCGTGCGCAGCAGCCATCTGCCGGTGCTGCGAGTCAACGGGCCGGTAACCCACGAGTACCGCCGGGCCGTACTGGCAATGGACCTCTCGCGCACCTCGCAGCAGGCTTTGCAGCGCGCCCGTGAGCTGGGCCTGGCGAGCCTGGACAGCCTGCATGTGGCCAGTGCGGTCGAGCCGGTGGCAGCAGGCGCGATGATGGAGGCGGGTATCAGCGCCGAAGTGCTGGAGAACCAGCGCGAGCTGCTGCGTCAGCAACTGGTGGAACGTCTGGACGCTGTCGGCGCGTCGCTCAGTCAGGAGCGTCTGCTGGTGCAGATCGGATCGCCCGAAGGAGTGGTCGGCGAGGCTCTGCGGCAGTCCGGCGCCGACTTGCTGGTGCTCGGTACCCATGCCCGTGAAGGCGCGTCGCGTTTTTTCCTTGGCAGCGTAGCCAGCCGACTGCTGGGCACGCTCGACAGCGACGCGCTGATCGTGCCGCCGGCCGGCTGA
- a CDS encoding ACP phosphodiesterase, giving the protein MNYLAHLHLGGNAPSQLLGSLYGDFVKGPLNGRWPAQIEAAIRLHRRIDAFTDSHPLQAQARARFPLERRRMAGMLLDLFFDHCLARDWQTYAAQPLDQFTGRVYRVLAAEPQLPGRLALMAPRMAEQDWLGSYREFAVLEQVIAGMQRRLSRPQLLDGSLIELERLYEPLSEDFRAFYPELMAFARAQLDAADG; this is encoded by the coding sequence ATGAATTACCTCGCCCATCTGCATCTCGGCGGCAATGCCCCGTCACAGTTGCTCGGCAGCCTCTATGGCGACTTCGTCAAAGGCCCGCTCAACGGGCGCTGGCCGGCACAAATCGAGGCAGCCATTCGCCTGCACCGGCGTATCGATGCCTTCACCGACAGCCATCCCCTGCAGGCGCAGGCGCGCGCACGCTTTCCGCTGGAGCGGCGGAGAATGGCCGGCATGTTGCTCGACCTGTTCTTCGATCATTGCCTGGCCCGTGACTGGCAGACGTACGCAGCGCAGCCACTGGACCAGTTCACCGGCCGGGTGTATCGGGTGCTGGCGGCCGAGCCGCAGCTGCCGGGGCGCCTGGCGCTGATGGCGCCGCGCATGGCGGAGCAGGACTGGCTAGGCAGCTACCGCGAGTTCGCGGTGCTGGAACAGGTGATCGCCGGCATGCAGCGACGCCTGTCCAGACCGCAGTTGCTCGACGGCAGCCTGATCGAGCTGGAGCGGCTGTACGAGCCGCTCAGTGAAGACTTCCGCGCCTTTTACCCGGAACTGATGGCCTTCGCCCGGGCGCAGCTGGATGCGGCAGACGGCTGA
- a CDS encoding acyl-CoA dehydrogenase family protein, with protein sequence MPWSSLFQPVERLNAEAGLEDWYARLLARLGGTPQPFELALLGGLQAATPGLAFLAGYQAALRVLWPAAPWTAGALCVTENRSTRPADMNTRIEGLQISGRKDFVTAAEYADWLLVAAREEGEGQMPRLALGVVRQGAPGVRIEPLPALPLMPDIGHARLHLQQAQGERLAGDGWDAYVKPFRTLEDTHVLTAVSAWLFGIGRESCWPDALLLRLQALLAGCAEVARQEPNAPATHLLLAGLFAEQQALAGELDAALAAGPAGWAELWQRDKGLLRIAEAARAKRLEKARHIVAGF encoded by the coding sequence ATGCCCTGGTCGAGCCTGTTTCAGCCCGTCGAGCGTCTGAATGCCGAAGCCGGGCTGGAAGACTGGTACGCGCGCCTGCTGGCGCGGCTGGGCGGTACTCCGCAACCCTTCGAGCTGGCGCTGCTGGGCGGTTTGCAGGCGGCCACGCCGGGTCTGGCCTTTCTCGCCGGCTACCAGGCCGCATTGCGCGTGCTGTGGCCGGCGGCGCCGTGGACGGCCGGCGCACTGTGCGTGACGGAGAATCGCAGCACCCGCCCGGCGGACATGAACACCCGCATCGAAGGCCTGCAGATCAGTGGCCGCAAGGATTTCGTCACCGCCGCCGAATACGCCGACTGGCTGCTGGTGGCCGCGCGCGAGGAGGGCGAAGGGCAGATGCCGCGCCTGGCTCTCGGCGTGGTGCGTCAGGGGGCGCCGGGTGTGCGCATCGAGCCGCTGCCGGCGCTGCCGCTGATGCCCGACATCGGTCATGCGCGTCTGCATCTGCAGCAGGCGCAGGGTGAACGCCTGGCTGGCGACGGCTGGGACGCCTACGTCAAACCCTTTCGCACTCTGGAAGACACCCATGTGCTCACGGCGGTGAGCGCCTGGCTGTTCGGCATCGGCCGCGAGAGTTGCTGGCCGGACGCTCTGCTGTTGCGCCTGCAGGCGCTGCTCGCCGGCTGCGCCGAGGTGGCGCGGCAGGAGCCGAATGCGCCCGCCACGCACCTGCTGCTGGCCGGGCTGTTCGCCGAGCAACAGGCCCTGGCTGGCGAGCTGGATGCCGCCCTCGCCGCCGGGCCTGCCGGCTGGGCCGAGTTGTGGCAGCGCGACAAGGGTCTGCTGCGCATCGCCGAGGCGGCGCGGGCCAAACGCCTGGAGAAAGCGCGGCACATTGTCGCCGGCTTTTGA
- a CDS encoding MBL fold metallo-hydrolase: protein MRREPIVLFDNGSHQCLMFDDLVSGEGVQSNQFLITDNEQYLLLDPGGDLTYTPLSLELSKHIPVQDLTYIFASHQDPDIIASLDKWLLHTRARVICSKLWARFLPHLTANYLALSRGINTYDRIIALPDRGQSIPLGKCNLKAVPAHFLHSVGNFQVYDPVSKILFSGDMGASLVDDATPVRDFVNHVPNMEGFHRRYMAGNKACRLWAAMVREMDVAMIVPQHGRPFVGPEMISAFLYWIENLECGLDLMGPEDYQLPK from the coding sequence ATGCGCCGCGAGCCTATCGTGCTGTTCGATAACGGCAGCCACCAATGCCTGATGTTCGATGACCTGGTCAGCGGCGAAGGCGTTCAGTCCAACCAGTTCCTGATCACCGACAACGAGCAGTACCTGTTGCTCGACCCGGGCGGCGATCTGACCTACACGCCCCTGTCGCTGGAACTGTCCAAGCACATTCCGGTGCAGGACCTGACCTACATCTTCGCCTCGCACCAGGACCCGGACATCATCGCCTCCCTGGACAAATGGCTGCTGCACACCCGTGCGCGGGTGATTTGCTCCAAGCTGTGGGCGCGCTTCCTGCCGCACCTGACCGCCAACTACCTGGCGCTGAGCCGGGGCATCAACACCTACGACCGCATCATTGCGCTGCCCGACCGTGGCCAGAGCATTCCGCTGGGCAAGTGCAACCTCAAGGCCGTGCCGGCGCACTTCCTGCACTCGGTGGGCAACTTCCAGGTGTACGACCCGGTGAGTAAGATCCTCTTCTCCGGCGACATGGGCGCTTCGCTGGTCGATGACGCCACACCGGTGCGCGACTTCGTCAACCATGTGCCGAACATGGAAGGCTTCCACCGCCGCTACATGGCCGGCAACAAGGCCTGTCGCCTGTGGGCGGCGATGGTGCGCGAGATGGATGTGGCGATGATCGTGCCGCAGCATGGCCGGCCTTTCGTTGGTCCGGAAATGATCAGTGCCTTCCTCTACTGGATCGAGAACCTCGAGTGCGGTCTCGACCTGATGGGCCCGGAAGATTACCAACTGCCCAAGTGA
- a CDS encoding serine hydrolase domain-containing protein, whose translation MLTPSLRRLSLALGLSLLASTALAENWPQPDWQSQPRTESAALAALEDYAFAERNDAERKGVRTDALLVIRDGQIVYERYAEPTTAQTAHLSWSMAKSLLATTLGVAYGEGRFKLDAPAAQYYPAMAEHPQIKIGHLLNWASGLAWEEDYEYAPLKSSVVAMLYTRGRADMAAFTAAHAADAAAGTRFRYSSGDSNVLAAALRGMVGEQAYADYPWTALFEPLGISSATWERDASGTFIASSYAYMTARDLARVGLLMQRGGRWGERQLLPQAWVDFVSTPFAGYQPQGFAPGDAVPGGHWWLNAELPGSTRPWPDAPADTIAALGHWGQGLYVLPQEKLVVVRYADDRDRSFQHNELLRRVRAAFAEVQP comes from the coding sequence ATGCTCACCCCTTCTCTTCGTCGACTGAGCCTGGCGCTCGGTCTCAGCCTGCTCGCCAGCACCGCTCTGGCGGAAAACTGGCCGCAACCCGACTGGCAGAGCCAGCCCCGTACCGAGAGCGCTGCGCTGGCCGCGCTCGAAGACTATGCCTTTGCCGAACGCAATGACGCCGAGCGCAAGGGCGTACGCACCGATGCGCTGCTGGTGATCCGCGACGGGCAGATCGTCTACGAGCGCTATGCCGAGCCGACCACGGCGCAGACCGCGCATCTTTCCTGGTCGATGGCCAAGAGTCTGCTGGCCACCACCCTGGGTGTGGCCTACGGCGAAGGACGTTTCAAGCTCGATGCGCCGGCCGCGCAGTACTATCCGGCGATGGCCGAACATCCGCAGATCAAGATCGGCCATCTGCTCAACTGGGCCTCGGGTCTGGCCTGGGAAGAGGACTACGAGTACGCGCCGCTGAAGTCCTCGGTGGTAGCCATGCTCTACACCCGTGGGCGTGCCGACATGGCCGCCTTCACCGCTGCACACGCAGCTGATGCAGCAGCGGGTACGCGCTTTCGCTACTCCAGTGGCGACAGCAACGTGCTGGCTGCCGCACTGCGCGGCATGGTTGGCGAGCAGGCCTACGCCGATTATCCCTGGACCGCGCTGTTCGAGCCGCTGGGCATCAGCAGCGCTACCTGGGAGCGCGATGCCAGCGGCACCTTCATCGCATCGTCCTACGCCTACATGACAGCGCGCGATCTGGCCCGGGTCGGCCTGCTGATGCAACGTGGCGGTCGCTGGGGCGAACGCCAGTTGTTGCCGCAGGCCTGGGTCGATTTCGTTTCCACGCCGTTCGCCGGTTATCAGCCACAGGGCTTCGCGCCAGGCGACGCGGTGCCGGGTGGGCACTGGTGGCTCAACGCAGAACTGCCGGGCAGCACGCGACCCTGGCCGGATGCACCGGCCGATACCATCGCCGCGCTGGGCCATTGGGGCCAGGGGCTGTACGTGCTGCCGCAGGAGAAACTGGTGGTGGTGCGCTACGCCGATGACCGCGACCGCAGCTTCCAGCACAACGAGTTGCTCAGGCGCGTGCGTGCGGCATTTGCGGAGGTGCAGCCATGA
- a CDS encoding phospholipase D-like domain-containing protein yields MSVHARGRIFPWRGGNRFELLLDGPAFFPRMLAAIDGARQQVEIELYLIEDGRCSERLVDALCRAAERGITVRGLFDAYGAAGLGAVLRERMLAAGVQLRWYNPLRWRRGMRNFHRDHRKLLLVDQCLAYVGGTGSTDEFWLPDEAPSPWHEVMVEIEGPLVGDWQQLFEQLWHARFSWRPSHQPVALSLPECPPAGVGLGRVAYANAAQHRDIVLSLLRALKGARQRVWLATPYFLPTWKIRRALRRAAARGVEVRLLLAGRNTDHPPVRFAGQRYYPKLLRAGVRIFEYQPRFLHLKMVLVDDWVSVGSCNFDHWNLRFNLDANVEALDPGLTQAVAASFIDDFANSREITLDDWRQRPWWRRTQQRLWGWLDRLAVNLLDRWR; encoded by the coding sequence TTGAGCGTGCACGCGCGCGGTCGCATCTTTCCCTGGCGCGGCGGCAATCGCTTCGAGTTGCTGCTGGACGGGCCGGCGTTCTTTCCGCGCATGCTGGCGGCCATCGACGGCGCCCGCCAGCAGGTGGAAATCGAGCTGTACCTGATCGAGGACGGCCGCTGCAGCGAGCGCCTGGTCGATGCCCTGTGCCGGGCAGCCGAGCGAGGCATCACGGTGCGTGGCCTGTTCGATGCCTATGGCGCGGCGGGGCTGGGCGCCGTGCTGCGTGAGCGCATGCTGGCTGCGGGGGTACAGCTGCGCTGGTACAACCCGCTGCGCTGGCGGCGGGGCATGCGCAATTTTCATCGCGATCACCGCAAGCTGTTGCTGGTGGATCAGTGCCTGGCCTATGTCGGAGGCACCGGCTCCACCGACGAATTCTGGCTGCCGGATGAGGCCCCCAGTCCCTGGCACGAAGTCATGGTGGAAATCGAGGGGCCGCTGGTGGGCGACTGGCAGCAGCTGTTCGAACAGCTCTGGCATGCGCGTTTTTCCTGGCGCCCGAGCCACCAGCCGGTTGCGCTGAGCCTGCCCGAATGTCCGCCAGCCGGTGTCGGCCTGGGGCGGGTGGCCTACGCCAATGCGGCGCAGCATCGTGACATCGTGCTTTCATTGCTGCGTGCGCTGAAGGGCGCCAGACAGCGCGTCTGGCTGGCGACGCCGTACTTTCTGCCCACCTGGAAGATCCGCCGAGCCCTGCGCCGTGCTGCGGCCCGTGGTGTCGAGGTGCGCCTGCTGCTGGCCGGGCGCAATACCGACCATCCGCCGGTGCGTTTCGCCGGTCAGCGCTACTACCCCAAGCTGCTCAGGGCCGGTGTGCGCATCTTCGAATACCAGCCGCGTTTCCTGCATCTGAAGATGGTGCTGGTGGACGACTGGGTCAGTGTCGGTTCGTGCAACTTCGACCACTGGAACCTGCGCTTCAACCTCGACGCCAACGTCGAGGCGCTCGACCCAGGTCTGACCCAGGCGGTGGCGGCGAGCTTCATCGACGACTTCGCCAACAGCCGCGAAATCACGCTCGACGACTGGCGCCAGCGGCCCTGGTGGCGCCGCACGCAGCAACGGCTGTGGGGCTGGCTGGACCGCCTGGCGGTGAACCTGCTCGATCGCTGGCGCTGA
- a CDS encoding YceI family protein, which produces MRRSLVALLLAAALPVHADWYLDNESSRLSFISTHSGSQSEVHRFLTLHGQIAADGRARLRVDLDSLSTGIPLRDERLRAMLFDTSRLPEARVSAQVDLAQFTDLAPGAQLELRLPLQLTLNEHSRELDSELLVTRLDERRFQVVTLAPLVLHAEDFALAGGIEALRKVADLPAISLSVPVGAVLIFTAR; this is translated from the coding sequence ATGCGCCGTTCGCTTGTTGCCCTGTTGCTGGCTGCCGCCTTGCCCGTTCACGCCGACTGGTATCTGGACAACGAGTCCTCGCGACTGTCGTTCATTTCCACGCACTCCGGCAGTCAGTCGGAGGTGCATCGCTTCCTCACCCTGCACGGTCAGATCGCCGCCGATGGGCGCGCGCGCCTGCGCGTGGACCTGGACTCGCTGAGCACCGGCATCCCGCTGCGCGACGAACGTCTGCGTGCCATGTTGTTCGACACCTCGCGTCTGCCCGAGGCGCGTGTCAGTGCCCAGGTAGATCTGGCGCAATTCACCGACCTGGCGCCCGGCGCGCAGCTGGAGTTGCGCCTGCCCCTGCAACTGACCCTCAACGAGCACAGCCGCGAGCTGGACAGCGAACTGCTGGTCACCCGTCTCGATGAGCGTCGTTTCCAGGTGGTGACCCTGGCGCCGCTGGTACTGCACGCCGAAGACTTCGCCCTGGCCGGCGGCATCGAGGCGCTGCGCAAGGTCGCCGATCTGCCCGCCATCAGTCTTTCGGTGCCGGTGGGCGCCGTGCTGATCTTCACGGCGCGTTGA
- a CDS encoding amidase — translation MIRRHPILSVLALLLILLLAWAWPNRAHLAAFPDIIGAYTAKEYCSCRYVSGNPANYCEGYVAQYVPISSLLDDQDAKRVTASGLGRTHSAVWLGERQGCQLLPND, via the coding sequence ATGATTCGTCGTCACCCGATTCTCAGCGTGCTGGCGCTGCTGCTGATTCTGCTGCTGGCCTGGGCCTGGCCGAATCGCGCACATCTGGCGGCGTTCCCCGACATCATCGGTGCCTATACGGCCAAGGAGTATTGCTCCTGCCGTTACGTCAGCGGCAATCCGGCGAATTATTGCGAAGGCTATGTTGCGCAGTACGTGCCGATCAGCAGCCTGCTCGACGACCAGGATGCCAAACGTGTTACCGCCAGTGGCCTGGGCCGCACACACAGCGCTGTCTGGCTGGGCGAGCGGCAGGGTTGCCAGTTGCTGCCGAACGACTAG
- the olsB gene encoding L-ornithine N(alpha)-acyltransferase, which translates to MTENARRLQAERLQGPVALREAQALRYRVFSAEFGARLDGAELGLDRDHYDIHCRHIGVRDLQSGQLVATTRLLDHQAAAGLGGYYSEEEFALHGLAGLEGPVLEIGRTCVDGAYRNGATIAVLWGELAEILNEGGYRYLMGCASISMQDGGIQARAIMQRLRERYLCTEHLRAEPRHPLPQLDLPGNVIAEMPPLLKAYMRLGAKICGEPCWDRDFQVADVFILLKRDELCPRYARHFKAAV; encoded by the coding sequence ATGACTGAAAACGCCCGTCGCCTGCAGGCTGAACGCCTGCAAGGCCCCGTCGCCCTGCGTGAAGCCCAGGCCCTGCGCTACCGCGTGTTCAGCGCGGAATTCGGCGCCAGGCTCGATGGCGCCGAATTGGGTCTGGACAGGGACCACTACGACATCCACTGCCGGCATATCGGCGTACGTGATCTGCAAAGCGGTCAACTGGTGGCCACCACCCGCCTGCTCGATCACCAGGCCGCTGCCGGCCTCGGTGGCTACTACAGCGAAGAGGAATTCGCCCTGCACGGCCTGGCCGGTCTCGAAGGCCCGGTGCTGGAAATCGGCCGCACCTGCGTCGATGGCGCCTACCGCAACGGCGCCACCATCGCCGTGCTCTGGGGTGAGCTGGCCGAGATACTCAACGAAGGTGGCTACCGCTACCTGATGGGCTGCGCCAGCATCTCAATGCAGGACGGCGGCATCCAGGCCCGGGCCATCATGCAGCGCCTGCGCGAGCGCTACCTGTGCACCGAGCACCTGCGGGCCGAACCCAGGCACCCGCTGCCGCAGCTGGATCTGCCAGGCAACGTCATCGCCGAGATGCCGCCGCTACTCAAGGCCTACATGCGCCTGGGCGCGAAGATCTGCGGCGAACCCTGCTGGGACAGGGACTTCCAGGTAGCCGACGTGTTCATCCTGCTCAAGCGCGACGAGCTGTGCCCGCGCTACGCCCGGCATTTCAAGGCAGCCGTCTGA